One Nostoc sp. UHCC 0302 DNA window includes the following coding sequences:
- a CDS encoding DUF262 domain-containing protein, whose amino-acid sequence MKLPEPQTKTFSTLVGEIENGQIKIPQFQREFVWTMQKSAALIDSIIKGYPIGTFIFWRTNERLRSVKNIGKLDLPEPKPGEFVDYVLDGQQRLTSLFASLQGVILTREDGRSDNFSQIFIDLEAEDSDQIAITDIEGKDEKSLISILNLLKGSFLLLAAYPQNYHDKIQAYKNRVESYQYSIIQVKDAPIEIATEIFTRINVSGQALSLFEIMAAKTFDYEKNFDLTEKFQELIENLKPLNYETISDATVLQVVSIILSKECKRQVILKLDKNSFIDVWDKAIDSIERSVEYFRNFYRIPVSQLLPYNALIIPFSYFFFHHKDKPTDDKQKYLEDFFWRCSLSGRYSSSVESKLAQDIKRIDEILAGDLPSYDWSIDTSAEFIKDNGWFSTSRSYIKAILCIYVYHQPKSFNDNAIVNVSNYWLKQANSKNYHHFFPKAHLKKQDYLDWYINHILNITIVDDFLNKREIKANAPSKYMAKFQVINHDLETTMKTHLIENLDNFGIWNDDYEQFFSERAKVVSREISKRIIMQEIDKKGQSNLVDDFEKELTTIE is encoded by the coding sequence ATGAAACTACCAGAACCTCAAACCAAAACATTTTCAACTTTGGTAGGAGAAATTGAAAATGGTCAAATTAAAATTCCCCAATTTCAAAGAGAATTCGTTTGGACAATGCAGAAGTCTGCTGCTCTTATTGACAGCATTATCAAAGGTTATCCCATTGGCACATTCATTTTTTGGCGCACTAATGAACGTCTTCGCTCAGTGAAAAACATTGGTAAGCTAGATTTACCAGAACCAAAGCCAGGTGAGTTTGTTGATTACGTTTTAGATGGACAGCAGCGATTAACTAGCTTATTTGCTAGTCTGCAAGGCGTTATTTTAACCAGAGAAGACGGAAGATCAGATAATTTCTCACAAATATTCATCGATTTAGAAGCCGAAGATTCCGATCAAATAGCCATTACTGATATTGAGGGTAAAGATGAGAAAAGTTTGATTAGTATTCTCAATTTACTCAAAGGGAGTTTTTTGCTTTTAGCAGCATATCCTCAGAACTATCATGACAAAATTCAAGCTTATAAAAATAGGGTTGAAAGCTATCAGTATTCAATAATTCAGGTCAAGGATGCACCGATAGAAATAGCCACAGAGATTTTTACAAGAATTAACGTTAGTGGTCAAGCTTTGTCTTTATTTGAGATTATGGCTGCTAAAACATTTGATTATGAGAAAAATTTTGATTTAACAGAAAAATTTCAAGAGTTGATAGAAAATCTCAAGCCCCTCAATTATGAGACTATCTCAGATGCTACTGTACTACAAGTCGTTTCAATCATTCTTTCTAAGGAGTGTAAAAGACAAGTCATATTAAAACTTGACAAGAATAGTTTTATTGATGTTTGGGATAAGGCAATAGATTCTATTGAACGCAGTGTAGAGTATTTCAGAAATTTTTATCGTATCCCGGTTTCTCAGTTACTTCCATATAATGCCTTAATCATTCCCTTTTCATATTTCTTCTTTCACCACAAAGATAAACCAACTGATGATAAACAGAAATATCTAGAGGATTTTTTCTGGAGATGTTCTTTATCTGGACGCTATTCTTCTTCTGTAGAAAGTAAATTAGCACAAGATATAAAAAGAATAGATGAAATTCTTGCTGGAGATTTACCTAGCTATGACTGGTCAATTGATACTTCAGCAGAATTTATTAAGGATAATGGTTGGTTTAGTACGTCTAGAAGTTATATTAAAGCAATATTGTGTATATATGTGTATCATCAACCAAAGTCATTTAATGATAACGCTATCGTCAATGTCAGTAACTATTGGCTCAAACAAGCAAATAGCAAAAATTATCATCACTTTTTTCCAAAAGCACATTTAAAAAAACAGGATTATTTAGATTGGTACATCAACCATATTCTAAACATCACCATAGTAGACGACTTTTTGAACAAAAGGGAAATTAAGGCAAATGCGCCTTCAAAGTACATGGCTAAATTTCAAGTAATAAATCATGACTTGGAGACTACTATGAAAACTCATTTAATAGAGAATTTAGATAATTTTGGAATTTGGAACGATGATTATGAGCAGTTTTTCTCTGAAAGAGCAAAAGTTGTTAGTCGAGAAATTTCCAAAAGAATCATTATGCAGGAAATAGACAAAAAAGGACAATCTAATTTAGTTGATGATTTTGAAAAAGAGTTAACAACCATTGAGTAA
- a CDS encoding site-specific integrase — protein sequence MSGQNQNQGNCDRHNFISQTYPPSTHEDANADSRDLFADIFADFEPHNTTDGSYKGTMAKIKATELQYQAVFEQKLVEANSNLKRDRVKVSIKQTGNSLQLRATLPLKPGDCSLGKEKKQYDLSLGIPANLEGLKTAIEESYELGKLIARHTFEWNEKYLGIKSREKQEIKSIGELLDTFEEKYYKTRQKTITSQNTFANYISVIKRNFPLNTLATKNNCEEIINSFQGNKKNEVIAVTSVFIKTFELGFSLDVTRDNVTPAHREIPDDDKIVCSFNLFEKFALNRKNTNICDEIDTWEMWRWVYGMLTTFGLRPRELFVQPDIDWWMSPQNIDHTWKVNKNTKTGYREVIPFVPEWIELFDLHNPKPLKILEKKVTKIASVQNINWMRRDISRWFKKVGIEFQPYDLRHACAIRAHLQGIPIKAAADNLGHTVDEHTKTYQRWFGIENRKKAFGEVISQKSLIELQKNEILTLRMENERLKFEVEKLKFSENV from the coding sequence ATGAGCGGGCAAAATCAAAACCAGGGTAATTGCGATCGCCACAATTTCATATCGCAGACATATCCCCCATCTACACATGAGGATGCAAACGCAGACTCAAGGGATTTGTTCGCCGATATTTTTGCAGATTTTGAGCCGCACAACACCACAGACGGTAGCTACAAAGGAACAATGGCGAAAATTAAAGCAACAGAACTACAGTATCAAGCAGTTTTTGAGCAGAAGTTAGTCGAAGCTAATAGTAATTTAAAAAGAGATAGAGTTAAAGTTAGCATTAAACAAACTGGCAATTCTCTACAGTTACGAGCTACCCTACCGTTAAAACCAGGCGATTGCAGCTTAGGTAAGGAAAAAAAGCAGTATGACTTGTCTCTAGGGATACCAGCAAATTTAGAGGGGCTGAAAACTGCGATCGAGGAAAGTTACGAGTTGGGTAAATTAATCGCTCGCCATACTTTCGAGTGGAATGAGAAGTATTTAGGAATAAAATCTAGAGAAAAGCAAGAAATAAAAAGCATTGGAGAATTATTAGATACATTTGAGGAAAAATATTATAAAACCCGTCAGAAAACTATAACCAGTCAAAATACTTTTGCTAACTATATATCTGTTATTAAAAGAAACTTTCCTTTAAACACTTTGGCAACAAAAAATAATTGTGAGGAAATTATTAATTCATTTCAGGGAAATAAAAAAAATGAAGTGATTGCAGTTACTTCTGTTTTTATTAAAACCTTTGAGTTGGGATTTTCACTTGACGTGACACGGGATAATGTCACCCCAGCCCATCGAGAAATCCCCGACGATGATAAAATAGTGTGTTCTTTTAACCTATTTGAAAAATTCGCCCTCAACCGCAAAAATACAAACATCTGTGATGAAATTGACACTTGGGAAATGTGGCGTTGGGTATATGGAATGTTGACAACCTTTGGGTTAAGACCAAGGGAACTATTTGTGCAACCAGATATTGATTGGTGGATGTCTCCCCAAAATATCGACCATACTTGGAAAGTCAATAAAAATACAAAAACTGGATATCGAGAAGTTATCCCCTTTGTGCCTGAATGGATAGAATTATTTGATTTACACAATCCCAAACCATTAAAGATTTTAGAAAAAAAAGTGACAAAAATTGCATCTGTGCAAAATATTAATTGGATGCGGAGAGATATATCCAGATGGTTTAAAAAAGTCGGAATTGAGTTTCAACCCTACGATTTGCGTCATGCTTGCGCGATTCGAGCGCATCTTCAAGGAATACCCATCAAAGCCGCAGCAGACAACTTAGGTCATACTGTTGATGAACATACAAAAACCTATCAAAGATGGTTTGGGATTGAAAACCGGAAAAAAGCCTTTGGTGAGGTAATTAGTCAAAAGTCATTAATTGAATTGCAGAAAAATGAAATATTGACGCTACGGATGGAGAATGAAAGGTTGAAATTTGAAGTGGAAAAGTTGAAATTCTCAGAGAATGTCTAA
- a CDS encoding tetratricopeptide repeat protein: MYRGVLFAQLPTALVKEIRAKVARRYMDAFLAQLPIEPKPVLWKRVPRVSIIARSHQNSIDLLSATLGDIAELPRNQHPDVAMTLNNMATLCIVLEAYTDAESYFQVAQNILENADPNFPNYPVMAIILKNNLGKLYQGQKKFSDAERSYKDALNLQEKVNPRHSDMATILNNLALLFMIQEKYRDAEDYYKSVLSIWAKESYPVAKLDYQYDYKRVESRWFKRRGLKVIPLFLHYYW, encoded by the coding sequence ATGTACAGGGGTGTCTTATTCGCTCAACTTCCGACGGCACTAGTTAAGGAAATTAGGGCGAAAGTTGCCCGACGTTACATGGATGCCTTCTTGGCTCAACTGCCTATTGAGCCTAAGCCTGTTTTATGGAAGAGGGTACCGAGGGTATCCATCATAGCCAGATCCCATCAAAATTCCATTGACTTACTCTCAGCTACTCTTGGCGACATTGCTGAGCTTCCACGCAACCAGCATCCTGATGTAGCCATGACCCTTAACAACATGGCAACGCTGTGCATCGTTTTGGAAGCCTACACCGATGCTGAGTCTTACTTCCAAGTTGCCCAGAACATTTTGGAAAATGCAGACCCTAACTTTCCTAACTATCCTGTGATGGCTATTATCCTAAAGAACAATCTAGGTAAGCTGTATCAAGGGCAGAAGAAATTTTCTGATGCTGAACGTTCATATAAAGATGCCTTGAACCTTCAGGAAAAGGTAAACCCACGTCATTCTGATATGGCTACTATCCTCAACAACCTAGCTTTACTGTTCATGATTCAGGAGAAGTATCGTGATGCTGAAGACTACTACAAAAGCGTCTTGAGCATCTGGGCAAAAGAGAGCTATCCTGTCGCTAAACTTGACTATCAATATGACTATAAACGTGTCGAGTCTAGATGGTTCAAGAGAAGGGGCTTAAAGGTGATTCCCTTATTTTTGCATTATTATTGGTAA